One window of the Sparus aurata chromosome 7, fSpaAur1.1, whole genome shotgun sequence genome contains the following:
- the LOC115584372 gene encoding mitochondrial glutamate carrier 1-like, which yields MAQQQQISLPAKLINGGVAGMVGVTCVFPIDLAKTRLQNQRSGQQLYKNMMDCLIKTVKSEGYFGMYRGAAVNLTLITPEKAIKLAANDFFRHRLSKDGGRLTVFREMLAGCCAGMCQVIVTTPMEMLKIQMQDAGRLAAQQRVMPSVVTTLKMGGTSAVLSRAYNTSPASQVMRVSATQITRELLRTKGVTGLYRGLGATLMRDIPFSVVYFPLFAHLHQLGQRSSEDPSVPFYWSFMSGCMAGCVAAVTVSPCDVVKTRLQSLKKGANEETYNGVVDCVRKILKKEGPTAFLKGASCRALVIAPLFGIAQVVYFVGVGEFLLGYTPHNIYSA from the exons TCTCCCAGCCAAACTGATCAATGGAGGGGTTGCAGGCATGGTAGGAGTCACCTGTGTGTTCCCAATCGACCTGGCCAAGACCCGCCTGCAGAACCAACGCAGCGGGCAGCAGCTCTACAAGAACAT GATGGATTGCCTAATAAAAACGGTTAAATCCGAAGGCTACTTTGGCATGTACAGAG GCGCTGCAGTGAATCTCACATTGATAACACCCGAGAAGGCCATCAAACTGGCTGCTAACGACTTCTTCCGCCACCGGCTGAGCAAAGACGG TGGCAGGTTGACGGTGTTCAGGGAGATGTTGGCAGGATGCTGTGCAGGAATGTGCCAGGTCATTGTCACCACACCCATGGAGATGCTCAAGATCCAGATGCAGGATGCTGGCAGGCTAG CGGCCCAGCAGAGGGTGATGCCCAGTGTAGTAACGACCCTGAAGATGGGGGGCACCAGCGCTGTTCTGAGCCGTGCCTACAACACCAGCCCTGCGTCTCAGGTCATGCGAGTGTCTGCCACACAGATCACCAGAGAGCTGCTGAGGACCAAAGGAGTCACAGGACTGTACAGGGGGCTCGGAGCCACGTTGATGAG GGACATCCCATTCTCTGTTGTGTACTTCCCTCTTTTTGCACATCTGCACCAGCTCGGCCAGCGCTCATCTGAAGACCCGTCCGTGCCCTTCTATTGGTCCTTCATGTCTGGCTGCATGGCCGGATGCGTCGCTGCTGTGACGGTCAGCCCATGTGACG TGGTAAAAACGAGGCTGCAATCTCTCAAAAAAGGAGCAAATGAGGAAACTTACAATGGAGTCGTCGACTGTGTCAG AAAGATCCTGAAGAAGGAGGGACCCACGGCGTTCCTCAAGGGGGCCAGTTGCCGTGCTCTGGTTATTGCCCCACTCTTTGGCATTGCCCAGGTTGTGTACTTTGTAGGAGTTGGAGAGTTCCTGCTGGGGTACACCCCCCACAACATCTACTCTGCATAA
- the LOC115585388 gene encoding CD9 antigen-like → MGKVEGGMKCVKYLLFVFNFIFWLMGSFVLAVGLWLRFDPETVSLLNGDKAPDTFFIGVYILIGAGSLVMLVGFFGCCGAVRESQCLLGSFFACLLIIFGAEVAAGVFGFLNKDKIIEDVQNFYGTTYNENNNSTLIMSYQRVLNCCGTIASPCPDANPNTRDCETGIKDFFNSKLYIIGYVGIGIAGVMIIGMIFSMVLCCAIRNSREVI, encoded by the exons atggGAAAGGTGGAAGGAGGAATGAAATGCGTGAAATACCTTTTGTTCGTCTTCAACTTTATATTCTGG ttgATGGGATCCTTTGTTCTGGCGGTGGGACTGTGGCTGCGTTTCGACCCGGAAACTGTGTCCCTGCTGAACGGCGATAAGGCTCCAGACACTTTCTTTATTG GTGTATATATCCTGATTGGAGCTGGCAGTCTGGTGATGCTGGTTGGTTtctttggctgctgtggagCTGTTAGAGAATCTCAGTGCCTGCTGGGTTCA TTCTTCGCCTGTCTGCTGATCATCTTCGGTGCTGAGGTGGCAGCGGGGGTGTTTGGATTCCTAAACAAAGACAAg ATTATCGAAGACGTTCAGAACTTCTATGGAACAACatacaatgaaaacaataacaGCACACTGATCATGTCATACCAGAGAGtg CTGAACTGTTGTGGAACCATAGCCAGCCCCTGCCCCGATGCCAATCCAAACACCAGG GACTGTGAGACAGGCATCAAGGACTTCTTCAACAGCAAACTCTACATCATCGGGTACGTGGGCATCGGCATCGCTGGAGTCATG ATCATTGGGATGATCTTCAGTATGGTGCTCTGTTGTGCTATCCGAAACAGCAGGGAGGTCATCTAA